A stretch of Helicobacter pylori DNA encodes these proteins:
- the lptE gene encoding LPS assembly lipoprotein LptE, with product MRALLFFILLLWFKGCGYKPIAAYAQNALGDSVYVKLIVNLPNPENSVEFKDLMNRLVVQRFQNRLASEKDADSIIIIEITNVTDTSITQNKEGFTTFYRATVSVNYTYDNKRGTQKTFQNSGYYNYAVNLQDPLNTYQNRYYAINQAVEQTLTKFVAQIAYEGKFNNEK from the coding sequence ATGAGGGCTTTACTTTTTTTTATTTTATTGCTTTGGTTCAAGGGCTGTGGGTATAAACCCATCGCCGCTTACGCTCAAAACGCTTTAGGCGATAGCGTATATGTGAAACTCATTGTGAATTTGCCTAACCCTGAAAACTCCGTAGAGTTTAAGGATTTGATGAATCGTTTAGTCGTGCAACGCTTCCAAAACCGCCTAGCGAGTGAAAAAGATGCGGATTCCATTATTATTATAGAAATCACGAACGTAACCGATACGAGTATCACGCAAAATAAAGAAGGCTTTACGACTTTCTATCGCGCAACCGTGTCTGTGAATTACACCTATGATAATAAAAGAGGCACACAAAAGACTTTTCAAAATAGCGGGTATTACAACTACGCTGTGAATTTGCAAGACCCCCTTAACACCTACCAGAACCGCTATTATGCTATCAATCAGGCTGTGGAACAAACTTTGACTAAATTTGTGGCTCAAATCGCTTATGAGGGGAAATTCAATAATGAAAAATAG
- a CDS encoding bifunctional folylpolyglutamate synthase/dihydrofolate synthase, with translation MKNSSLNGLKAFLETKPKEYHKFDPSRFIQIYKDFKNAFFEIQAKVIHVVGTNGKGSTGRFLTLLLADQNFKVLHFTSPHVFEFRERFFLNDSIVKESVLENAHQQLQSHAFSSACSYFEYATLLAVMLAKDCDYLVLEAGLGGEFDSTNALEKTLSVFTPIDYDHKEFLGDSLESIATTKLKAMGSLSIIAPQQELVLNIAQKIAKEKHAQLIVVQNEISKGVMDYIERHHLAYFLAMNLEVALKAFETLLPCNKQEVLKNLKPLNLIGRCELLSPNILIDVGHNPHSAKALKEEIKRIFNAKIILIYNCYQDKDAFLVLEILKPVIKKVLILELHNERIIQLEKLKGILETLGLEHALFEDLEENENYLVYGSFLVANAFYERYPKKRD, from the coding sequence ATGAAAAATAGCTCTTTGAATGGATTAAAGGCGTTTTTAGAAACAAAGCCTAAAGAATACCACAAGTTTGATCCTAGCCGTTTCATTCAAATTTATAAAGATTTTAAGAACGCTTTTTTTGAGATTCAAGCGAAAGTCATTCATGTGGTAGGGACTAATGGCAAGGGCAGCACAGGGCGGTTTTTAACTCTTTTATTGGCCGATCAAAATTTTAAGGTGTTGCATTTCACCTCCCCTCATGTTTTTGAATTTAGGGAGCGCTTTTTTTTGAATGATTCTATTGTTAAAGAAAGCGTTTTAGAAAACGCCCACCAGCAATTGCAATCGCACGCTTTCAGCAGCGCTTGCTCGTATTTTGAATACGCTACCTTACTAGCTGTCATGCTCGCTAAAGATTGCGATTATTTGGTTTTAGAAGCGGGGCTTGGGGGGGAGTTTGACAGCACGAACGCTTTAGAAAAAACCCTAAGCGTTTTCACTCCCATTGATTACGATCATAAGGAATTTTTAGGGGATAGTTTAGAAAGCATTGCGACTACTAAATTAAAAGCGATGGGCTCTCTTAGTATCATCGCTCCCCAACAAGAACTGGTTTTAAATATCGCTCAAAAGATCGCCAAAGAAAAACACGCGCAATTGATTGTGGTTCAAAATGAAATTTCAAAAGGAGTCATGGACTATATTGAACGCCACCATTTAGCCTATTTTTTAGCGATGAATTTAGAAGTGGCCCTAAAAGCGTTTGAAACGCTATTGCCATGCAATAAACAAGAAGTTTTAAAAAACCTAAAGCCCCTAAATTTAATCGGCCGTTGCGAGCTTTTAAGCCCTAATATTTTAATAGACGTGGGGCATAACCCCCATAGCGCTAAAGCCTTAAAAGAAGAAATCAAACGCATTTTTAACGCTAAAATCATTTTAATTTATAACTGCTATCAAGATAAAGACGCTTTTTTGGTGCTAGAAATTTTAAAGCCTGTCATTAAAAAGGTTTTGATTTTAGAATTGCATAATGAAAGAATTATCCAATTAGAAAAACTTAAAGGGATTTTAGAAACTTTAGGGTTAGAACACGCTTTGTTTGAAGATTTGGAAGAAAATGAAAATTATTTGGTGTATGGCTCATTTTTGGTAGCCAACGCTTTTTATGAACGCTATCCAAAGAAGAGGGATTGA
- the petA gene encoding ubiquinol-cytochrome c reductase iron-sulfur subunit, with the protein MADIQRRDFLGMSLASVTAIGAIASLVAMKKTWDPLPSVVSAGFTTIDVANMQEGQFSTVEWRGKPVYILKRSKKEGFNEKRDFKIGESVFTTAIQICTHLGCIPTYQDEEKGFLCPCHGGRFTADGVNIAGTPPPRPFDIPPFKIEGTKITFGEAGAEYKKMMAKA; encoded by the coding sequence ATGGCAGATATTCAAAGGCGTGATTTTTTAGGAATGAGCCTTGCTAGCGTTACAGCTATAGGGGCGATAGCGAGTCTGGTAGCGATGAAAAAGACTTGGGATCCTCTCCCAAGCGTTGTTTCAGCTGGTTTTACAACCATAGATGTGGCGAACATGCAAGAAGGGCAGTTTTCCACGGTGGAATGGCGTGGGAAACCGGTCTATATCCTCAAGCGTTCTAAAAAAGAGGGCTTTAATGAAAAGCGCGATTTTAAAATTGGCGAGAGCGTTTTTACCACAGCCATTCAAATTTGCACGCATTTAGGGTGTATCCCCACTTATCAAGATGAAGAAAAAGGCTTTTTATGCCCATGCCATGGGGGGCGTTTCACGGCTGATGGCGTGAATATTGCCGGCACCCCCCCTCCACGCCCTTTTGATATTCCGCCCTTTAAAATTGAAGGCACTAAAATCACTTTTGGTGAAGCCGGGGCTGAATACAAGAAAATGATGGCTAAAGCGTAA
- the mfd gene encoding transcription-repair coupling factor, producing MIQSSLYKALNEGFDYQILACKDFKESKLAKEVISYFKPNTKAILFPEFRAKKNDDLRSFFEEFLQLLGGLREFYQALENKQETIIIAPISALLHPLPKKELLESFKITLLEKYNLKDLKDKLFYYGYEILDLVEVEGEASFRGDIVDIYAPNSKAYRLSFFDTECESIKEFDPTTQMSLKEDLLEIEVPPTLFSLDEPSYKDLKTKVEQSPLNSFSKDLTSFGLWFLGEKAQDLLIVYKSVISPRALEEIQELASLNELDCECFKFLKVLENAQGYEDLEIHAHALEGFIALHSNHKITLLAPNKTILDNAISTLEKSSMECVIAPFVLNFKTPDRIFISLNSFERKKKRQKSKLALNELNPGEWVVHDDYGVGVFSQLVQHSVLGSKRDFLEIAYLGEDKLLLPVENLHLIARYVAQSDSVPVKDRLGKGSFLKLKAKVRTKLLEIASKIIELAAERNLILGKKMDVHLAELEVFKSHAGFEYTSDQEKAIAEISRDLSSHKVMDRLLSGDVGFGKTEVAMHAIFCAFLNGFQSALVVPTTLLAHQHFETLRARFENFGVKVARLDRYASEKNKLLKAVELGQVDALIGTHAILGAKFKNLGLVVVDEEHKFGVKQKEALKELSKSVHFLSMSATPIPRTLNMALSQIKGISSLKTPPTDRKPSRTFLKEKNDELLKEIIHRELRRNGQIFYIHNHIASISKVKTKLENLIPKLKIAILHSQINANESEEIMLEFAKGSYQVLLCTSIVESGIHLPNANTIIIDNAQNFGLADLHQLRGRVGRGKKEGFCYFLIEDQKSLNEQALKRLLALEKNSYLGSGESIAYHDLEIRGGGNLLGQDQSGHIKNIGYALYTRMLEDAIYELSGGKKRLEKSVEIQLGVSAFLNPELIASDSLRLDLYRRLSLCENVDEVGQIHEEIEDRFGKMDDLSAQFLQIITLKILANQLGILKLSNFNQNITLTYNDEIKESLKAPSKDDNDILETLLKHLRAQISLKRR from the coding sequence ATGATCCAATCTAGCCTTTATAAAGCCTTAAATGAAGGCTTTGATTATCAAATACTCGCTTGTAAGGATTTTAAAGAATCCAAGCTCGCTAAAGAAGTCATAAGCTATTTTAAGCCAAATACCAAAGCCATTCTTTTCCCGGAGTTTAGGGCTAAAAAAAACGACGATTTGCGTTCGTTTTTTGAAGAATTTTTACAGCTTTTAGGGGGTTTGAGGGAGTTTTATCAGGCCTTAGAGAACAAGCAAGAAACTATCATCATTGCCCCTATTAGCGCTTTATTACACCCTTTACCCAAAAAAGAACTTTTAGAGAGCTTTAAAATCACTCTTTTAGAAAAATATAACCTTAAGGATTTGAAAGACAAGCTCTTTTATTATGGTTATGAAATTTTAGACTTAGTGGAAGTGGAAGGCGAAGCGAGCTTTAGGGGGGATATTGTGGATATTTATGCGCCCAATTCTAAAGCGTATCGCTTGAGTTTTTTTGACACGGAGTGTGAGAGCATTAAGGAATTTGACCCTACCACTCAAATGAGCCTTAAAGAAGATTTGTTAGAAATTGAAGTCCCCCCCACGCTTTTTAGTTTGGACGAACCATCTTATAAGGATCTGAAAACAAAAGTGGAGCAAAGCCCCTTAAATAGCTTTTCTAAAGATTTGACCAGTTTTGGTTTGTGGTTTTTAGGAGAAAAAGCGCAAGACTTACTAATCGTTTATAAAAGCGTTATAAGCCCTAGAGCTTTAGAAGAAATTCAAGAATTAGCGAGCTTAAACGAATTGGATTGTGAGTGTTTCAAATTTTTAAAGGTTTTAGAAAACGCGCAAGGTTATGAAGATTTAGAAATCCATGCGCATGCCCTAGAAGGCTTTATCGCTTTGCATTCAAATCATAAAATCACGCTCCTAGCCCCCAATAAAACGATTTTAGACAACGCGATAAGCACACTTGAAAAAAGCAGCATGGAATGCGTGATCGCCCCCTTTGTGTTAAATTTTAAAACCCCTGATAGGATTTTTATCTCGCTCAATTCTTTTGAAAGGAAGAAAAAACGCCAAAAATCCAAGCTCGCCTTGAACGAATTGAATCCGGGTGAATGGGTGGTGCATGATGATTATGGGGTGGGCGTGTTTTCTCAATTAGTCCAGCACAGCGTTTTAGGGAGCAAGAGGGATTTTTTAGAAATCGCTTATTTGGGCGAAGACAAACTGCTATTACCGGTAGAAAACTTGCATCTCATCGCTCGCTATGTGGCGCAAAGCGATAGCGTGCCGGTTAAAGACCGGCTAGGGAAGGGGAGTTTCCTCAAACTAAAAGCTAAAGTCAGGACTAAGCTTTTAGAGATTGCTAGCAAGATCATTGAATTAGCAGCTGAACGCAATTTGATCTTGGGTAAAAAGATGGATGTGCATTTGGCGGAGTTGGAAGTCTTTAAATCGCATGCGGGGTTTGAATACACCAGCGATCAAGAAAAAGCCATCGCTGAAATTTCAAGGGATTTAAGCTCTCACAAGGTGATGGACAGGTTATTGAGTGGGGATGTGGGTTTTGGGAAAACGGAAGTGGCGATGCATGCAATTTTTTGCGCGTTTTTGAACGGCTTTCAAAGCGCTTTAGTTGTGCCTACCACTTTATTAGCGCACCAGCATTTTGAGACTTTAAGGGCGCGTTTTGAAAATTTTGGCGTTAAAGTGGCTCGTTTGGATCGGTATGCGAGCGAAAAAAACAAGCTTTTAAAGGCGGTGGAATTAGGGCAAGTTGATGCGCTAATAGGCACGCATGCGATTTTAGGCGCAAAATTCAAAAACTTGGGCTTAGTGGTGGTAGATGAAGAGCATAAATTTGGCGTGAAACAAAAAGAAGCTTTAAAAGAATTGAGCAAAAGCGTGCATTTTTTAAGCATGTCTGCTACGCCTATCCCGCGCACTCTAAACATGGCGCTCTCTCAAATTAAGGGCATTAGCTCTTTAAAAACCCCACCCACAGACAGAAAGCCCAGCCGCACTTTTTTGAAAGAAAAGAATGACGAGCTTTTAAAAGAGATTATTCATAGAGAATTACGCCGTAACGGGCAAATTTTTTACATCCATAACCACATCGCTAGCATTTCAAAAGTCAAAACCAAGCTAGAAAATTTAATCCCTAAACTCAAAATCGCCATTTTGCATTCCCAAATTAACGCTAACGAGAGCGAAGAAATCATGCTAGAGTTTGCTAAGGGGAGCTATCAGGTTTTGTTATGCACTTCTATTGTGGAATCAGGGATTCATTTGCCTAACGCTAACACGATCATTATAGATAACGCACAAAATTTCGGGCTGGCTGATTTGCACCAATTAAGAGGGCGTGTGGGGAGAGGCAAAAAAGAAGGCTTTTGCTATTTCCTCATAGAAGATCAAAAAAGTTTGAACGAACAGGCTTTAAAACGCTTGCTCGCTTTAGAAAAAAATTCGTATTTGGGCAGTGGGGAGAGTATCGCCTATCATGATTTAGAAATCAGGGGGGGCGGGAATTTGCTTGGGCAGGATCAGAGCGGGCACATTAAAAACATCGGTTATGCGCTCTATACGCGCATGCTTGAAGACGCAATTTATGAATTGAGTGGGGGGAAGAAAAGGCTTGAAAAAAGCGTAGAAATCCAACTTGGCGTGAGCGCTTTTTTAAACCCTGAACTCATCGCAAGCGATAGTTTGAGGTTGGATCTATACCGCCGTTTGAGTTTGTGTGAGAATGTAGATGAGGTGGGGCAAATCCATGAAGAAATAGAAGACAGGTTTGGTAAAATGGACGATTTGAGCGCTCAATTTTTGCAAATCATTACGCTTAAAATCTTAGCCAACCAGCTTGGCATCCTTAAACTTTCTAATTTCAATCAAAACATCACCCTTACTTATAACGATGAAATAAAAGAAAGCCTGAAAGCCCCAAGCAAAGACGATAACGATATTTTAGAAACCCTTTTGAAACATTTGCGCGCTCAAATTTCTTTAAAACGGCGTTAA
- a CDS encoding bactofilin family protein codes for MAIFDNNNKSANAKTGPVTIIAQGTKIKGELHLDYHLHIDGELEGVVHSKSTVVIGQTGSVVGEIFANKLVVNGKFTGTVEAEVVEIMPLGRLDGKISSQELVVERKGILIGETRPKNIQGGALLINEQEKKIENK; via the coding sequence ATGGCAATCTTTGATAACAATAATAAATCGGCTAATGCAAAAACAGGACCAGTGACTATCATCGCTCAAGGCACAAAAATAAAGGGTGAGCTTCATTTGGATTACCATTTGCACATAGATGGCGAATTAGAGGGGGTGGTGCATTCTAAAAGCACGGTGGTGATCGGACAAACCGGCTCGGTAGTGGGTGAGATTTTCGCTAATAAATTAGTAGTCAATGGCAAGTTTACTGGCACGGTGGAAGCGGAAGTGGTAGAAATCATGCCTTTAGGGCGCCTTGATGGTAAAATCTCTAGCCAAGAGCTTGTGGTGGAAAGGAAGGGGATTTTGATTGGGGAAACTCGCCCTAAGAATATTCAAGGGGGGGCGTTGTTAATCAATGAGCAAGAAAAGAAGATTGAAAATAAATAG
- the csd1 gene encoding peptidoglycan DD-metalloendopeptidase Csd1, translating to MFLDRRLIVMVTDSKGSRYINVHILFRQIGLYALLSVVGSLLFLGISLLVLNKEIKNIDKQHALITKEFEKKKETNEKLSLQMDEFLDDLQLSGERINDLEEVVGVNKPEEEKEESNFSSRLDVAGITGLQKSFIMRLIPNDYPLESYRRVSAAFNKRIHPILHVLHNHTGLDLSTAINTPVYASASGVVGLASKGWNGGYGNLIKVFHPFGFKTYYAHLNKIVVKTGEFVKKGQLIGYSGNTGMSTGPHLHYEVRFLNQPINPMSFTKWNMKNFEEVFNKERSIRWQSLITIINRLMQKQDQ from the coding sequence GTGTTTTTAGACAGGCGTTTGATTGTGATGGTTACGGACTCTAAAGGGAGCCGTTATATTAATGTTCATATCTTATTCCGTCAAATTGGCTTGTATGCGCTGTTGAGCGTTGTGGGATCTTTATTGTTTTTAGGCATTTCGTTACTGGTTTTAAATAAAGAGATTAAAAATATTGACAAGCAGCATGCTTTAATCACTAAAGAATTTGAGAAAAAAAAAGAGACGAATGAAAAGCTTTCTTTGCAAATGGATGAATTTTTAGACGATTTGCAACTTTCAGGGGAACGCATCAACGATTTAGAAGAAGTGGTGGGAGTGAATAAGCCTGAAGAAGAAAAAGAAGAGAGCAATTTTTCCAGCCGCCTGGATGTCGCTGGGATTACCGGGCTTCAAAAAAGCTTTATCATGCGCCTTATCCCTAATGACTACCCGCTAGAATCCTATCGGCGCGTTTCAGCCGCCTTCAATAAAAGAATCCACCCTATTTTGCATGTGTTGCACAACCATACCGGGCTTGATTTAAGCACCGCTATTAACACCCCTGTGTATGCGAGCGCGAGCGGGGTAGTGGGGTTAGCGAGCAAAGGGTGGAATGGAGGGTATGGGAATTTGATTAAAGTTTTCCACCCTTTTGGTTTTAAAACCTACTACGCCCATTTGAATAAAATCGTCGTAAAAACGGGCGAATTTGTCAAAAAAGGGCAGTTGATTGGGTATAGTGGTAATACAGGGATGAGCACGGGGCCGCATTTGCATTATGAAGTGCGGTTTTTAAATCAGCCCATAAACCCCATGAGTTTCACCAAATGGAACATGAAAAATTTTGAAGAAGTTTTTAATAAAGAAAGGAGCATCAGATGGCAATCTTTGATAACAATAATAAATCGGCTAATGCAAAAACAGGACCAGTGA
- the csd2 gene encoding M23B family cell shape-determining DD-metalloendopeptidase Csd2: MPQNQLVITIIDESGSKQLKFSKNLKRNLIISVIILLLIVGLGVGFLKFLIAKMDTMTSERNAVLRDFRDLYQKNYTLTKEIKNKREELFIVGQKIRGLESLIEIKRGANGGVHLYDEVDLENLNLAQKHLALMLIPNGMPLKTYSAIKPTKERNHPIKKIKGVESGIDFIAPLNTPVYASADGIVDFVKTNSNVGYGNLVRIEHAFGFSSIYTHLDHVNVQPKSFIQKGQLVGYSGKSGNSGGEKLHYEVRFLGKILDMQKFLAWDLDHFQSALEENKFIEWKNLFWVLEDIVQLQEHVDKDALISQ; encoded by the coding sequence ATGCCGCAAAACCAGCTTGTGATCACCATCATTGATGAATCAGGCTCTAAACAGCTCAAATTTTCTAAAAATTTAAAACGCAACCTCATCATTTCTGTTATCATTCTTTTATTGATCGTAGGGCTTGGCGTAGGGTTTTTAAAATTTTTAATCGCTAAAATGGATACGATGACAAGCGAGAGGAATGCGGTTTTAAGGGATTTTAGGGATTTGTATCAAAAAAATTACACTTTGACAAAAGAGATTAAAAACAAGCGAGAAGAGCTTTTTATTGTGGGGCAAAAGATTCGTGGGTTGGAATCCTTGATTGAAATCAAAAGAGGGGCCAATGGGGGCGTGCATCTCTATGATGAAGTGGATTTAGAAAATTTGAATCTGGCTCAAAAACATTTAGCGCTCATGCTCATTCCTAATGGCATGCCCTTGAAAACTTATAGCGCTATCAAACCCACCAAAGAAAGGAACCACCCCATTAAAAAAATTAAGGGCGTTGAATCCGGGATTGATTTTATCGCGCCATTAAACACGCCTGTTTATGCGAGCGCTGATGGGATTGTGGATTTTGTGAAGACCAATTCTAATGTGGGGTATGGGAACTTGGTGCGCATTGAACATGCGTTTGGTTTTAGCTCCATCTACACGCATTTAGATCATGTCAATGTGCAGCCTAAAAGCTTTATCCAAAAAGGGCAGTTGGTTGGCTATAGCGGGAAGAGCGGTAATAGCGGCGGTGAAAAATTGCATTATGAAGTGCGCTTTTTGGGTAAAATTTTAGACATGCAAAAATTTTTGGCATGGGATTTGGATCATTTCCAAAGCGCTTTAGAAGAAAATAAATTTATTGAATGGAAGAATTTGTTTTGGGTTTTAGAAGACATTGTCCAGCTCCAAGAGCATGTGGATAAAGACGCGCTAATAAGCCAGTAA